The Streptomyces cyanogenus DNA segment GGCGACGGGACTGGTGTGCCGGCCGGTGGGCGAGACCGTCGCGGACACCTGGCGCTGGCTGACGGAGATCGGCGGCAGCGCGCCCCAGCGGCCGGACCGCACCCGTAAGGGCCTCGACGCGGAGGTGGAGGCGAGGGTGCTGGCGCGGGCCGGGGGTGTACCTGGCACCACCCCCCGGGAGGGGGCCTCGGACGACTGACCCGGCCGCGGCCGTCGGCAAGACTGACCGCATGAACACCGACAAAGACAGAACCGCCTTCCGCACCCGGGCCAGGGAGGCGCTGCTGGCCGCCGTGCAGGGGCTGGTGCTGGCCGTCGTGGTGCTGCCGTGCGGTGTGGCGTTCCTCGCCCTGACCCTCGTCTCCGTCGCCCTGGTACCGCTCGGCATCGGCCTCGTCACCACTCCGGCGGTCCTCACCGGCGTACGGGCACTGGCGGACGCCCGCAGGAGGCTCGCGGCCCAGTGGTGCGGGATCCGGATCCCGGCGGTGTACCGGCCGCTCCCGCGGAGCGCCAACCCCTGGACGCGCACGGTGGCGCTGTTCCGGGACCCGCAGGTGCGGCGGGACGTGCTCTGGCTGCCGGTGGACATGACCGCCGGCTTCGTCACCGCGCTGGTGCCGGCCGTGCTGGTGTTCTACCCCGTCCAGGGGTTCCTGGTGGGCGCCGGGCTGTGGCGGGCCTACGTCCGGGAACCGGGCGACACCTACTGGTACGGCTTCGTGCCGGTCACCGGCCCGGTGACGGCCCTCGGCGCGGCCGCGCTCGGCGCCCTGGTCCTCGCCCTCACCTGGCGCCTCACCCCGCGCCTGCTCACCGCCCACTTCCGGCTGGCCCGGGCCGTGCTGGGGGGCCGTCGGGGGGAACTCGCCGAGCGGGTCCGAGTGCTGACCGAGACCCGGCGGGACGCGGTCGACACCTCGGCCGCCGAACTGCGCCGCATCGAACGGGACCTGCACGACGGCGCCCAGGCCCGGCTGGTCGCCATGGGCATGGACCTGGGCACCATCGAGATGCTGGTCGAACGGGACCCGGCGCAGGCGAAGCAACTGCTCGCCCAGGCCCGGCGGAACTCCGCCGAGGCCCTGGCGGAGCTGCGCGACCTGGTGCGCGGCATCCACCCGCCGGTGCTCGCCGAGCGCGGACTCGGCGACGCCGTACGGGCGCTGGCGCTCCGGCTGCCCATGGCCACGGAGGTCACCGTGGAACTGCCCGGCCGCGCGGACGCCCCGGTCGAGTCGGCCGCCTACTTCGCGGTCAGCGAGGTGCTCACCAACGCCGTCAAGCACTCCGGTGCCGACCGGATCCTGGTCGACATGCACCACACCGACGGCCGGCTGCGGATCACCGTCACCGACGACGGCCGGGGCGGCGCGGCGGCCGGGGCGGGTTCGGGGCTCGCCGGGATCGAGCGCCGGCTCGGTACCTTCGACGGAGTCCTGGCCGTCAGCAGCCCCGCCGGCGGTCCCACCATGGTGACCCTGGAGATCCCGTGCGTGTTGTCCTAGCCGAAGACCTCTTCCTGCTGCGCGACGGGCTGGTGCGGATGCTGGAGGCCTACGGCTTCGAGATGGCCGCCGCCGTCGAGTCCGGGCCCGAACTCACCCGCGCGCTGGCCGAGCTGACGCCGGACGTGGCGGTGGTGGACGTCCGCCTGCCGCCGACGCACACCGACGAGGGTCTGCAGTGCGCGCTCGCGGCCCGGCGGGCGCGGCCCGGGCTTCCGGTGCTGGTCCTCTCCCAGCACGTGGAGCAGCTGTACGCGCGCGAGCTGCTCGCCGACGGCACGGGCGGGGTCGGCTATCTGCTGAAGGACCGGGTGTTCGACGCGGACCAGTTCGTGGACGCCGTACGGCGGGTCGCGGCCGGCGGTACGGCGATGGACCCGCAGGTGATCCGGCAGCTGCTGTCCCGGCGGTCGGCCGGCGACCAGCCGCTCGCCCGGCTCACCCCGCGCGAGCGGGAGGTGCTGGAGCTGATGGCGCAGGGCCGGTCCAACGCGGGGATCGCGGCCCAGCTCGTGGTGACGGAGCGGGCGGTCGCCAAGCACACCTCCAACATCTTCGCCAAGCTGGGTCTGGAGGTGTCGGACGACGACAACCGGCGCGTGCTGGCGGTGCTCGCCCATCTGGACCGTGACCGGTGACCTGCCAACTCTGTTGTTCCTGAGGGGAATTTGTGAGACCGGTGAACACCTCTGGGGCGGCGTCCGTATGGAAGGGCGCCGCTTCACTCCTGTCGGGCGCCTCGATGCTGCCCCGCAAGGAAGTCAGAGGAGTTCCATGGGACGCAACACACGAAAACGCCGTACGCCGCTGGCCACCAAGGCCATAGCCGCATCGGCGGCCCTAGCGCTCGGTGGGGGCGGGCTGATCTGGGCGAACTTCTATGCCTCGGCGCACGAGTCGAACAACCAGTCGTGGGGAGGCAACCAGACCAAGGCCGCGACGGCGCAGGTCGCGACGATCTCCTGCCCGGACGTCCAGCAGAAGCTGACGAACGTGCCGAACGCGGCGCGCTACGGCGTGGCGAAGGAGTTGTCCAACCTCGACCGGCAGATCACCGAGGCCTACAACCGGCTCGCCTCCACCCGGGACGCCCAGACGAAGGACGCGAGCTTCGTACAGAACTCGATCGTCGGCCCCCTCAAGGAGAAGCGGGCGGCGACGATCGACCGGATCCGCATCGACATCCAGCGGGTGGGCGGTTCCTTCGACAACGCGCTCAAGCAGCTCGCCGCCTGCACGACGCAGACCGCGAACCAGACGACCGCCGGGGGCCAGCAGCAGGGCGGCCAGCAACAGAACGGCGGCCAGCAGCAGGGTGGTCAGCAGCAAGGCGGCCAGCAGCAAGGCGGCCAGCAGCAGGGCGGCCAGCAACAGAACGGCGGCCAGCAGCAGGGCGGCCAGCAGGGCAACATCGGCGGGCAGGCCGGCAACGGCCCGGTCGCGGCGGACTTCGTCGACATCACCAAGGTGGCGCCGAACGTCCAGGGCAAGCCCCGCAAGACCGGCAACGCCTCGACCGGTACGTTCACCACGCGCTGCGGCGTGAACGCGAACAAGAACTTCAACACCGACAACGTGATCGTGGCGCCCGGCGTGACCAACGGCGCGCACCACCTGCACGACTACGTCGGCAACCAGAAGGTCAACGCGTTCTCCAGCAACAACACGTTCCTGCAGGGCGGCACCAGCTGCCAGAACCGCAACGACCTGTCGTCGTACTACTGGCCGGTGGTCCGCATCCAGGACGGCACGCAGGACTTCGACCAGAACAAGGACGGCGGCGGCAAGGAAGGCAACGTCGGCCGCATCCTGACCCCGGCCCAGGCCGAGATCAAGTACGTGGGCAGCCCGGCCTCCAAGGTCGTCGCGATGCCGCAGTTCCTGCGCATCATCACCGGTGACGCCAAGACCACCACCAACGGTCTGGCGAACGCCAACGCGCACTGGAGCTGCACCGGCTTCGAGAACAAGGTGCAGCTGACGCAGCAGTACCCGATCTGCCCGCAGGGCAGCAAGGTGGTCCGCTCGTTCGCCTTCCAGAGCTGCTGGGACGGACAGAACGCCGACAGCGCCAACCACCGCACCCACGTGGCGTTCGCCGACCCGGCGAGCGGTGTCTGCCCGAACGGGTTCAAGGCGATCCCGCAGCTGACCATGCGGCTCGTCTACAACATCAACCCGCCGACCATCCAGAACGGCCAGGTGAAGAACGCCTACGCCGTGGACGGTTTCCCGGAGCAGCTGCACAAGGCGGCCACGGACCACGACGACTTCATCAGCGTCACGAAGAACGGTCTGGCCAACAAGATCGCCAACTGCATCAACAACGGTCAGAACTGCGGATGATCCCCTAGCGGGCGCAGGACAGAAGGCCGGTGACGAATCCCCCCCGTCACCGGCCTTCGTCATGCCCCGGCATCCGGTCAGCCGCTGTGCGCGTGGTGGTCGGTGCCCTCCTCCAGGTCGCCGCCGAGCGTGCCGCGCAGTGCCTTGACCACCCCGTCGTCGCCGACGGCGACCCACTTGCGGCCGACCAGGTAGTGACCGCCGTAGTCCTTCGCGTCGTTGATCCACTCGCGCTGGCCGCGGTCGGTGGCGAAGGTGGCCAGGATGAACCTGCCGTCGTCGTTGCGGCAGATGGCCTGGCGGATCTCGTCGGCGTCGGTCTGCATGTTCGGCTTGCACTTCACCTCGGCGGCCAGACGCTCCAGACTGCCGGTCGCGGTGGGCGGCACCGACTCCGTCCGCCCGCCCGAGCCGCAGCCCGCCAGCGTCACCACGGCCGCCGCGCCGAGCAGCAGTCCTGTCAACCTCATCTGTTCCTCCGGTCCTGGTGTGCCAAGCATGCCCCAGCTCCTTCGGATACGGCTCCCGCTCGCGCTGCGCTCAAATCCGGTGACGGGCGCGCACGGGTGTGCGAGGGTGAGGCGGTGAACCAGAACTGGGAAGACCGTGTGGCCGCCGCCTGGGCCTCCTTCGACGACTATCCGGAAGAGCGCGCGCACGAGTTCCGCGCGCTGATCGACGCGCTCGTGGCCGAGCTGCCGGACGACAGCCCGCTGGGCCCCTTCGAGCGGGCCTGTGCCTGGGACTCCACCGGGCACTCCGACAAGGCTGTGCCGCTGTACCGGGAGGCGCTGGCCCGCGGACTCGACGGCTACAAGGGCCGCCGGGCGAAGATCCAGCTGTCGAGTTCGCTGCGGAACACCGGGCACGCCGAGGAGGGCGTCAAGCTCCTCACCCCCGAACTGGACGCCCCGTCCGACGAGTTGGACGACGCGGTACGGGCCTGTCTCGCCCTGTGCCTGTCCAGCCTCGGCCGTGACCGCGAGGGCCTGTCCCTCGTGCTCGGCGCGCTCGCCCCGCATCTGCCGCGCTACCAGCGGTCGATGGCGAACTACGCGCGCGCCCTGGTCGAACCGCAGGTGTGACTCACCCGTCCGGCGGTGACCAACCGCCGGCTCGCTCGTTCTCCCGGACGTGCAGTCACAGGATGTATCCCCGCGTCCCCTCTCCGCCGGCGGCACCGGCCCGGTCGACGTCGAGCAGGCCGAGGCCGCGCTCGTCGAGCACTACCCCCGGCTGGTCCGGCTGGCCTACCTGGTGCTGCCGCCGGGCCTCGGCCGCAGCCGCCGCGTGCTGACCGCACACGCCCTCGCCCAGCGCGCGCTGCCCCGGGGCCGCAAGCAGCCGTCCGCGATCCCGGTCCAGGCCTCCGGCCGGGCGGACGGTCCCGGGTACGCCTACCTGCGCGAGCGGGTGCTGCGGACGGCCCTGGAGGCGGCCCGCCCCCGCACGGGCCTCCCCCGGCTCGCCCAGCTGCCGCCGCTGCTCCCGCAGGTGTGGGGCCTCAGGCTGTTCCCGCGCTCGGGCGGCGCCGACGAACTCGCCCTGGACCAGCGACTGTCGGCCCTGACCGGACCGGCCCGCGCCGCCTACGTCCTGCGCGGCCTGGAGAAGCTGCCCGACCCGGACGTCCGCGCACTCCTGGAGGCCGCCGGCGTGGCCGACCCGGACGGCGCGCTGGCCTCGGCGAACAGCGTGCCCGCCCAGCCGGGGCTGCTGTCCTCCGCCGAGTTCGACCCGTGTGCGCTGCAGGCCCGGCCCACCGACCTGATGCGCCGCCGCCAGCACGCCAAGGCCGCCCTGGCCGCCGCCGCGGCGCTCGCGGTGTGCGGTGCGCTGGTCGCCGTGCCGGGCGACGGCTGGGGCCCCGACGGCGCCGCGGCCCCCGTCTACGCCGAGAACCCCGCCGCCGAGGCCGCCCTCGACCCCGGCCGTCTGACCCGGGTCTCCCCCGCCGTCTGGCGCACCTCGGCCCGCACCGACTTCTCCGTGTGGCCCGCCCGCGGCCCGCTCACCGGTGACGAGGACCTGCTGCGCCGCGCCCTCGCGGTCTGGGCCCGCCCCGGGGAGACGGTCCGGGTCTCGGCGACCCCCGGCACCCAGACCGGCGGCCCGGCCGGCCCGCCCCAGCTGCTGTACGCGGGCGAGGTCGACGCCGCCCGGGTGGTGGTCCTCTACGACGGTCTGCGCATCGCCCGGTACGCCGAGCCGAAGACCGGCACGGAGGGCGCGGCCCTGGACTTCGCCCGGGTCGACGGCGCTTCGGGTGCCGGGGCGAGCGCGCTGGTGCTGGGCCGCTCCGACGGCAACGTCCGCTATCTGACCGCCCCCTGGGTCACGAAGGCGGCGCAGCGGGACCTGACGAAGCCGGACGCGGCCGCCACGCCGCTCGCCCTCACCGACGGTGTCACCACACCGCTGGCCAGCCCCGCCATGCAGCCCGGTGCCTGCTCCTCGTGGACCGTGCTCCAGCTGACCGACGCCTCCGGCACGCACCTCGCCACCGACCTCGGCGAGCTGGTCCCGGCCCGGCTCACGGCCGGCCGGCCCGGCAGGCCCGGGGAGGCGTCCGGGCCGGAGGGGCTGCGGACCTGGGCGCCGTTCGCCTGTTCCCTGGCGGTCGAGCGGTCGGCGGGCGTCCGGAGCGTCAACGCCTGGGCGTACGCCGAGCAGCCGCTGCCCGACGGCAGCGGGTCCGGCACCTGGGTGTGCACCCGGGCGGAGACCTGGCGCGGCGACGGCACGGCCGCGCTGGCGCAGTTCCGTACGCCGGGCGGGGCGGCCGGGGCGGTCGTCGCCAAGGGCACGGACGTGCCGGCCTGCGGGCCGCGTGACCCGCACGTGCTGGCCGGGGTGCTGTGGAAGTCGGCGGCGGGCTCCTGGTACCTGCTGGCGGCGGGCAGCGGGGACACGGCGTCGATCGGGGCGTCGGGCGGGGTCACCGCGTCCGGGCAGGGGCCGTTGCTGGCGGTGAAGGCCGGGCACGGGGCACGGGCGGACCTGACGGGGACGCTGGCGGACGGGCGGCGGATCAGCGGACTGCGCTAGCTGACGCTGGCGTCAACAAGGTGCCGCACAGGGGTTCTCAGGCACCTTACCCACCAGTACATTGACGCCATGTCCAACAAGCAGGCCCGGGTGCCGCTCACGGCGCGCAAGGTGTCCTTCTCCTGGGAGGGCACGCCGCTGCACTGGGTGCCGGGGGATCCCGTCACCACGCACACCATCAATGTGCTGCATCTGCTGCTGCCGGCCGGCGAGCGCTGGTTCGTGCACGTGTACAAGCAGGTGCTGCCGTACATCCGGGACGAGCGGCTCCGTGCGGACGTCATCGGATTCATCGGCCAGGAGGCGATGCACTCCCAGGCCCACGACGAGGTGCTGCCCCGCCTCCGGGAACTGGGGCTGGATCCGACGCCGTACACCGCGCAGGTCGACTGGTTCTTCGAGAAGCTGCTCGGCGACCGGACCCTGCCGCCGGGCAGGCCGCGCAGGTGGTGGCTGATGGAGCGGGTCGCCCTCATCGCGGCCATCGAGCACTACACGGCGTTCCTCGGGAACTGGGTCCTCAACGCCGAGGCACTCGACCGGCACGGCGCCGACCCGACCATGCTGGACCTGCTGCGCTGGCACGGCGCGGAGGAGGTCGAGCACCGCTCGGTCGCCTTCGAGCTGTTCATGCACGTCGACGGCGGTTACCGCCGACGGGTGCGGACCTGGGCCACCGCCCTCGCGGCGATGGTGTTCCTGTGGCAGCGCGGGACGCGCTTCTTCATGGCGAACGACCCGACCCTCGTCGACGGCAGGGCCACGTTCGGGGACCTGTACGTCCGCGGCAGGCAGGGCCTGCTGCCCGCGACCGGGGACATGCTCAGATCCGTCCCGCGCTATCTGCGCCGCGACTACCACCCCTCGCAGGAGGGCGACACCGAGCAGGCCGTCGCCTACCTGGCCGCCTCGCCCGCGGCCACGGCGGCGGAGAAGAGGGCCGCGTGATGCCGAAGCCGGGTACCGTCGCGCTCGTCGCGGGCGCCGCCCTGCTCACCCGGCGGGCCCTGCGCCGCCGCGTCCGGGCCTCCCCGCTGTGGCCGCTGCCCGCCCTGGACCCGCCGCTCTCCGGCCGGCCGCGCCCGCGGGCCCTGCGGCTGCTGCTCACCGCGCGCGAGACCGTCGCCGAGGGGGTCGTACAACTCCGCCTCGAAGGCGCGGACCTGCCGCGCTGGGAGCCGGGGGCGCACCTGGACCTGGTGCTGCCGTCCGGGCTCGTACGGCAGTACTCCCTGTGCGGGGACCCCGGGGACACCTCCTCCTACACGGTGGCCGTGCGGCTCGTGCCGGACGGCCGGGGCGGCTCGCGCGAGGTGCACGAGCAGCTCGCCGAGGGCATGGAGCTGGAGGTGCGCGGCCCCCGGAACGGCTTCCCGCTGGCCGGCGCTTCCTCGTACGTCTTCGTCGCCGGCGGCATCGGCATCACCCCGATCCTGCCGATGCTGCGGTCCCTGCCGGACGGCACCGACTGGCGGCTGCTGTACGGCGGGCGGACCCGGGCGTCGATGCCGTACCTGGAGGAGGTGCGGCAGCTGGCCGGGAACCGGCTGACGGTGGTCGCCGGGGACGAGGACGGGCGGCCGGATCCGGCCGCGCTGTTCGCGGACACGGCCGCGGGTGCGGCGGTGTACTGCTGCGGTCCGGAGGGCCTGACGGCGGCGGTGGAGGAGGCGCTGCCCGCGGGGACCGCCCTGCACCTGGAGCGGTTCGCGCCCCGCGCCACGGCCGGCGGGGACACCGGGTTCGAGCTGGAACTGCGGCGCAGCGGCCGGACACTGACGGTGCCGGCCGGCTCGACGGTGCTGGCCGCCGTACGCCGGGAGCTGCCGGACACCGCCTACTCGTGCGAGCAGGGATTCTGCGGGACCTGCCGGCAGCGGGTGCTGGAAGGGGAGATCGATCACCGGGACGAGTTGCTGACGGACGCGGAACGGGAGGACTCGATGCTGATCTGCGTGTCCCGGGCGCGGAGCGATCGTTTGGTGCTCGACATGTGAACACAGACGGCCGGATCTGATCGGTAAAGTGTTCGCATGAGTACCGGGGTTCGCCGCAGGATGGGCGTCGAGGAGCGGCGGCAGCAGCTGATCGGTGTCGCCCTCGACCTGTTCAGCCGACGCTCGCCCGACGAGGTCTCCATCGACGAGATCGCCACGGCGGCGGGCATCTCACGCCCGCTCGTCTACCACTACTTCCCCGGCAAACTCAGCCTGTACGAGGCCGCGTTGAAGCGTGCCTCGGAGGATCTCGCGAGCCGTTTCGCCGAGCCGCGCGAGGGCCCGCTCGGCGCCCGGCTGCTGCGGGTGATGAGCCGCTACTTCGACTTCGTCGACGAACACGGCCCCGGTTTCTCGGCCCTGATGCGCGGCGGCCCGGCCGTCGGCTCCTCCACCACGAACGCGCTCATCGACTCCGTACGGCAGGCCGCGTACGACCAGATGTTGTCGCACCTGGGCGTCACCGAGGCGTCCCCGCGCCTGGAGCTGGTGGTCCGCTCCTGGATATCGCTCGCCGAGTCCACGGCGCTGCTCTGGCTGGACGGCCGGCGCGTGCCCCGCGCCGAACTGGAGCTCCAGCTCGTGCACGACTTCGCCGCGCTGGCCGCCGTCGGCGCTGCCCACGACGCGGACATGGCCGAGCTGCTGCGCACGATGGCGAAGGACGAACCGGCCGACGGCCCCTTCGCGGAGCTCGTCGGCCGGCTGGTCGCCCTGGGTTACTGACCCTCGTACGTGCGGTAGGACGGGTCGAGGTCGCGGACCTCGGCCGAGGCGTGCAGGGTGACCCCGTCCTGGGGTGCCACACACGCGCGGAGCAGTTCCAGCGTCCTCTCCGTCAGCCTCGCCTTCGTCTCGTCGCTGCGTCCGGCGAGGAGCCCGACGGTCACGTGGAAGACGGCGTGCCGCTCGGCGTCCTCGTAACCGAACGCGCGCCCGTCGCTGTACCGGAACAGCGTCTTGCACGCCTCGGGCCTCGCCCCGGCGATCTCGACGGTCGCCCCGTGCAGCGCCCGCGCGAAGCCCTCCCGGTCGAAGCCGTCCTCCACGGGCGACGAGTAGTCGACGGTGATCTGCGGCATGGGAACTCCCGTTCTACGACAACGGCTCCGACCCTACTTCCCCTCCCGTGTGAACACCGCGACGGTCCGTGCCGGGACGGTGAACGTGCCCGAGCCGGCCGCGTAGGCGGAGGTCTTCACCACCGTGTCGGCACCGGCGGCCTGTACGGGGTGCAGCCGGTAGTGCGTGCCGGCGAGGGCGGCGATCTTCTGTTCCTGCTGCTCGGGGGTGGCGTTGAAGACGACGACCAGGTCGCCGAGCTTCATCGTGATCACGCCGGGCGTCTCGTCCGTGCCGGACAGCGGGAAGGACATCCGGTCCTGCACCCGCGCGGCCGTGCCGAGCGAGAACGCCTTCTCGGTCGTGCGGATCCTCAGCAGGTCCCGGTAGGCGGCCGAGGCCCCGGTGATCTGCGGGCAGCCCACCTCGACCGTGCTCAGCAGCGGCCTGGCGTAGTCCCACTTGGACCCGTTGTCCGCTTTCGGCGGCAACCCGCGCCCGAAGCCGTTGCCGTCGGCGCAGTTCCAGTGGATGGCGTTGAACCAGTCCCCGCTGTCGAAGGAGTTGCGGTCCAGGGACTTCGAGCGCAGCAGGTCGGTGCCGGCCTGGGAGAGGGCCGGCCCCTGCGAGAGGGCGGCGGTGGCCATCGCCAGGACCTGCATCCGGGACCGGTCGGACGCGGAGGTGTCCTTCGGCAGCTTGTAGGCCAGCGCGTCGAACAGCGACTCGTTGTCGTGCGCGTCCACGTAGGCGAGGGCGTCGCCGGGCGCGTCCGCGTAGCCGGCGGGCGAGCCGTTGTAGTCGATCTCGGCGCCGGTGACCTCCTTGCCGTCGGTGGCGGTGAAGCGGTACTTGGCGAGGTTGCCGGTGAGACCGACCTTGATCAGGTCCTGGTAGTGCAGGAGGCGGGCCTTCTGCTCCTCCTTCGTGCCGTTGGCCGTGGAGGAGTTGGGGTCGGTGTAGAGCCCGGACGCGAAGCCCTGGACGCCGGGGTCCTCGTCGAAGGGGCCGCCGCCGCGCACCGCGTCACGGGCCCGGTCGGAGAAGGTGGCGATGCCGGTGCCGGCCATGTTCGCCTGCGTGGCCTGCACGAACCGGGCGTCGTTCGCGACCTCGCCGAAGTTCCAGCCCTCGCCGTACAGGATGATCTTCTTGCCGTCGACGCCGTCCTTCTCCGGGGTCAGCGCGTCCAGCGCCTTGCGCACGGCCAGGATGTTGGCCTTCGGGTGGTGGCCCATGAGGTCGAAGCGGAACCCGTCGACCTTGTACTGCTTCGCCCAGGTGACGATCGAGTCCACGACCAGCTTGCCCATCATCGCGTTCTCGGGCGCGGTGTTGGCGCAGCAGGTGCTGTTGGCCACCGAGCCGTCGGCGAGGAGCCGCTGGTAGTAGCCGGGCACGATCCGGTCGAGGACGGAGGTGTCCGCCTGACCGGCGGCCGCCGTGTGGTTGTAGACGACGTCCATGACGACCCTGAGGCCGTCCTGGTTCAGCGCCTGCACCATCCTGCGGAACTGGACCGTACGGGCGGTGCCGTCCGGGTCGGTGGCGTAGGAGCCCTCGGGGACCGTGTAGTGGTACGGGTCGTAGCCCCAGTTGTAGGCGTCCTTGGCGGCGATCTTCGCCACGCACTCCTGCTGCCGGTCGGAGTCGGCCGGGTAGGAGGCCAGGTCGCAGTCCGTGGTCGCCTGGTCGGCCTTCTTCTCGGGGATCGTGGCGATGTCGAAGGCGGGCAGCAGGTGGACGTACGACGTCCCGGCCCCGGCCAGCGCGCGCAGGTGCCTGGAGCCGTCGCTGTTCCTGTCGGCGAACGCCAGGTAGGTGCCCGGGTGCCGGGAGGTGCGGTCCGCGACCGAGAAGTCCCGGACGTGCAGCTCCTGGATCTGCGCGTCCTTCAGCGGTACGGCCTTGGGCTTGCGCAGCGTGGTCCAGCCGGCCGGTGCGAGGGACCGGTCGTTCAGGTCCACGACCAGGCTGCGCCCGGAGTTCGCGGTGAGGGCGACCGAGTACGGGTCGGTGACCTTGTTGGTGACCACCTTGCGGACGCTGGGCGCCCACACCTTCACGACGTACCGGTAGGGC contains these protein-coding regions:
- a CDS encoding sensor histidine kinase; translated protein: MNTDKDRTAFRTRAREALLAAVQGLVLAVVVLPCGVAFLALTLVSVALVPLGIGLVTTPAVLTGVRALADARRRLAAQWCGIRIPAVYRPLPRSANPWTRTVALFRDPQVRRDVLWLPVDMTAGFVTALVPAVLVFYPVQGFLVGAGLWRAYVREPGDTYWYGFVPVTGPVTALGAAALGALVLALTWRLTPRLLTAHFRLARAVLGGRRGELAERVRVLTETRRDAVDTSAAELRRIERDLHDGAQARLVAMGMDLGTIEMLVERDPAQAKQLLAQARRNSAEALAELRDLVRGIHPPVLAERGLGDAVRALALRLPMATEVTVELPGRADAPVESAAYFAVSEVLTNAVKHSGADRILVDMHHTDGRLRITVTDDGRGGAAAGAGSGLAGIERRLGTFDGVLAVSSPAGGPTMVTLEIPCVLS
- a CDS encoding LuxR C-terminal-related transcriptional regulator, whose amino-acid sequence is MRVVLAEDLFLLRDGLVRMLEAYGFEMAAAVESGPELTRALAELTPDVAVVDVRLPPTHTDEGLQCALAARRARPGLPVLVLSQHVEQLYARELLADGTGGVGYLLKDRVFDADQFVDAVRRVAAGGTAMDPQVIRQLLSRRSAGDQPLARLTPREREVLELMAQGRSNAGIAAQLVVTERAVAKHTSNIFAKLGLEVSDDDNRRVLAVLAHLDRDR
- a CDS encoding DUF1996 domain-containing protein, which encodes MGRNTRKRRTPLATKAIAASAALALGGGGLIWANFYASAHESNNQSWGGNQTKAATAQVATISCPDVQQKLTNVPNAARYGVAKELSNLDRQITEAYNRLASTRDAQTKDASFVQNSIVGPLKEKRAATIDRIRIDIQRVGGSFDNALKQLAACTTQTANQTTAGGQQQGGQQQNGGQQQGGQQQGGQQQGGQQQGGQQQNGGQQQGGQQGNIGGQAGNGPVAADFVDITKVAPNVQGKPRKTGNASTGTFTTRCGVNANKNFNTDNVIVAPGVTNGAHHLHDYVGNQKVNAFSSNNTFLQGGTSCQNRNDLSSYYWPVVRIQDGTQDFDQNKDGGGKEGNVGRILTPAQAEIKYVGSPASKVVAMPQFLRIITGDAKTTTNGLANANAHWSCTGFENKVQLTQQYPICPQGSKVVRSFAFQSCWDGQNADSANHRTHVAFADPASGVCPNGFKAIPQLTMRLVYNINPPTIQNGQVKNAYAVDGFPEQLHKAATDHDDFISVTKNGLANKIANCINNGQNCG
- a CDS encoding tetratricopeptide repeat protein — encoded protein: MNQNWEDRVAAAWASFDDYPEERAHEFRALIDALVAELPDDSPLGPFERACAWDSTGHSDKAVPLYREALARGLDGYKGRRAKIQLSSSLRNTGHAEEGVKLLTPELDAPSDELDDAVRACLALCLSSLGRDREGLSLVLGALAPHLPRYQRSMANYARALVEPQV
- a CDS encoding metal-dependent hydrolase encodes the protein MSNKQARVPLTARKVSFSWEGTPLHWVPGDPVTTHTINVLHLLLPAGERWFVHVYKQVLPYIRDERLRADVIGFIGQEAMHSQAHDEVLPRLRELGLDPTPYTAQVDWFFEKLLGDRTLPPGRPRRWWLMERVALIAAIEHYTAFLGNWVLNAEALDRHGADPTMLDLLRWHGAEEVEHRSVAFELFMHVDGGYRRRVRTWATALAAMVFLWQRGTRFFMANDPTLVDGRATFGDLYVRGRQGLLPATGDMLRSVPRYLRRDYHPSQEGDTEQAVAYLAASPAATAAEKRAA
- a CDS encoding PDR/VanB family oxidoreductase; its protein translation is MPKPGTVALVAGAALLTRRALRRRVRASPLWPLPALDPPLSGRPRPRALRLLLTARETVAEGVVQLRLEGADLPRWEPGAHLDLVLPSGLVRQYSLCGDPGDTSSYTVAVRLVPDGRGGSREVHEQLAEGMELEVRGPRNGFPLAGASSYVFVAGGIGITPILPMLRSLPDGTDWRLLYGGRTRASMPYLEEVRQLAGNRLTVVAGDEDGRPDPAALFADTAAGAAVYCCGPEGLTAAVEEALPAGTALHLERFAPRATAGGDTGFELELRRSGRTLTVPAGSTVLAAVRRELPDTAYSCEQGFCGTCRQRVLEGEIDHRDELLTDAEREDSMLICVSRARSDRLVLDM
- a CDS encoding TetR/AcrR family transcriptional regulator, giving the protein MSTGVRRRMGVEERRQQLIGVALDLFSRRSPDEVSIDEIATAAGISRPLVYHYFPGKLSLYEAALKRASEDLASRFAEPREGPLGARLLRVMSRYFDFVDEHGPGFSALMRGGPAVGSSTTNALIDSVRQAAYDQMLSHLGVTEASPRLELVVRSWISLAESTALLWLDGRRVPRAELELQLVHDFAALAAVGAAHDADMAELLRTMAKDEPADGPFAELVGRLVALGY
- a CDS encoding 5-carboxymethyl-2-hydroxymuconate Delta-isomerase — encoded protein: MPQITVDYSSPVEDGFDREGFARALHGATVEIAGARPEACKTLFRYSDGRAFGYEDAERHAVFHVTVGLLAGRSDETKARLTERTLELLRACVAPQDGVTLHASAEVRDLDPSYRTYEGQ